Proteins co-encoded in one Haladaptatus sp. ZSTT2 genomic window:
- a CDS encoding glycosyltransferase family 2 protein — protein sequence MVELSIIIPTLLAPEDIPCVQALEKQDFTDYEVVVRGDKGASRARNEAITRAKADKLVFLDDDSIPRPGYLDAVSAALDRHPVVAGRVFQPADAPITHKRLPWYDQGDEEKPTDLIVGCNMAMRREVIDAVGGFNEIFHHGHEETELGRRISEQFQIYYVPGMVVEHYFATSVRQYWEKSYRHGKADADWWELDSVPLSTRLRGCLPFDVLRLSWVETVAMLVVKAGRIRRLSQHLAARVRSRGVRPRQSRES from the coding sequence ATGGTCGAACTCAGTATCATCATTCCCACGCTCCTCGCACCCGAGGATATCCCCTGTGTACAGGCCCTCGAAAAACAGGACTTCACTGACTACGAGGTCGTCGTCCGGGGAGACAAGGGCGCATCACGAGCGCGAAACGAGGCTATCACGCGAGCGAAGGCGGACAAACTCGTGTTCCTCGACGACGACTCGATTCCGCGACCGGGTTACTTAGATGCAGTGAGCGCCGCACTCGACCGCCACCCCGTCGTCGCCGGGCGGGTGTTCCAGCCAGCGGACGCCCCCATCACCCACAAACGCCTGCCGTGGTACGACCAGGGCGACGAGGAGAAACCAACCGACCTCATCGTGGGCTGTAACATGGCCATGCGCCGCGAGGTCATCGACGCCGTGGGCGGCTTCAACGAAATCTTCCACCACGGCCACGAGGAGACCGAACTTGGACGGCGAATCAGCGAGCAGTTCCAAATCTACTACGTCCCTGGCATGGTGGTCGAACACTACTTTGCCACCTCCGTGCGCCAGTATTGGGAGAAATCATATCGGCATGGAAAGGCCGATGCCGACTGGTGGGAACTCGATTCTGTCCCACTCTCGACCCGGCTCAGAGGCTGTCTCCCGTTCGATGTGCTTCGCCTGAGCTGGGTCGAGACGGTCGCCATGCTGGTGGTGAAAGCCGGGCGGATTCGACGCCTGAGCCAGCATCTCGCCGCGCGCGTCCGATCGCGCGGCGTTCGGCCACGGCAGTCGCGTGAGAGCTAA
- a CDS encoding SRPBCC family protein, which translates to MQSSASIDIARPIQDVYAYVSSVENMANWVDGVSNVQHVSGEPDEVGATYTSDYTYSGRTTEMTYEITAAESPNRFAVVGRGPFPFEGELLLTATPSGTRVTNSIDAGADGRFTKAMFTVFRPVMRRMMARQLGKELTILKRSLESAPPSEVAA; encoded by the coding sequence ATGCAATCATCTGCATCTATCGACATCGCCAGACCGATTCAGGATGTGTACGCCTACGTCTCGTCCGTGGAGAACATGGCGAACTGGGTGGACGGGGTGAGCAACGTCCAGCACGTCTCCGGGGAACCAGACGAGGTGGGTGCGACGTACACGAGCGACTACACCTACAGTGGCAGAACCACGGAGATGACCTACGAAATCACCGCCGCGGAGTCGCCAAACCGCTTTGCGGTGGTGGGGCGAGGCCCGTTCCCGTTCGAAGGCGAACTCCTGCTCACTGCAACCCCCTCGGGAACGCGCGTGACCAACAGCATCGACGCGGGTGCTGACGGCCGGTTCACGAAGGCGATGTTCACCGTGTTTCGCCCGGTGATGCGCCGGATGATGGCCCGCCAACTCGGGAAGGAACTCACGATTCTAAAGCGTAGCCTCGAATCTGCCCCACCGAGCGAAGTGGCGGCCTAA
- a CDS encoding mechanosensitive ion channel family protein, translating to MTRLGWVLLQANETATPPWVTSVVDEVTKFIPEIILRVVAALFVVTVAYLLSRTLMQLLSRRVARRFRRPSITRTILRSVQTAIMVAAGLLAIYILGLHISDLTLSVTVFSAAVGFILAPIIGSIVNGLFVLTDQAYEIGDMIEIVDSGQTGFVEDITLRYTKVFTLDNTFLVIPNGKIRDRDVVNYSAEDERTRLALDMTVTYEGDLKQARNIMEQAAAEVEEVIEGGPDIRIGSARYPAKPTCYIDTFADHGINLRLRYWVKQPYKLLTARSKVQENVWARLEEADVKIPYPHSHMVFDETSGDLSVSMQDRFKQ from the coding sequence ATGACGAGACTGGGATGGGTTCTCCTCCAAGCAAACGAGACGGCCACACCGCCGTGGGTAACGTCGGTCGTAGATGAGGTCACCAAATTCATCCCAGAGATCATCCTCAGAGTCGTCGCCGCACTGTTCGTCGTCACCGTCGCCTACCTGCTTTCACGGACGCTGATGCAACTGCTCAGCCGTCGGGTCGCCCGCCGGTTCCGTCGCCCGAGCATCACCCGAACCATCCTTCGGTCGGTGCAGACGGCCATCATGGTGGCTGCTGGGCTGCTCGCCATCTACATCCTTGGCCTGCATATCTCAGACCTCACTCTCTCGGTGACGGTGTTCTCAGCCGCGGTTGGTTTCATCCTCGCGCCAATCATCGGGAGCATCGTAAACGGGCTGTTCGTCCTGACGGACCAAGCCTACGAGATTGGGGACATGATAGAAATCGTAGATAGCGGGCAGACGGGCTTCGTCGAAGACATCACACTGCGGTACACGAAAGTGTTCACGCTCGACAACACCTTCCTCGTCATCCCGAACGGGAAGATCCGCGACCGTGACGTGGTTAACTACTCCGCAGAAGACGAACGCACACGGCTCGCCCTCGACATGACCGTCACCTACGAAGGCGACCTCAAACAGGCGCGAAACATCATGGAACAGGCGGCCGCAGAAGTCGAGGAGGTCATCGAAGGCGGCCCCGACATCCGCATTGGCAGTGCGCGCTATCCGGCAAAGCCAACGTGTTACATCGATACCTTCGCAGATCACGGCATCAACCTGCGGCTTCGCTACTGGGTCAAACAGCCGTACAAACTGCTCACCGCGCGCTCGAAGGTACAGGAGAACGTCTGGGCCCGTCTCGAAGAGGCCGACGTGAAAATTCCGTATCCGCACTCACACATGGTGTTCGACGAGACGAGCGGCGACCTCAGCGTCTCGATGCAAGACCGGTTCAAGCAGTAG
- a CDS encoding pyridoxal-phosphate-dependent aminotransferase family protein translates to MNRPDVTELVPPDRTLMGPGPSDVHPRVLKAMSTPLVGHLDPYFIEIMDEVQDLLRYTFRTDNQWTIPVSGTGSAAMEAAIGNVTEPGDTVLVPTNGYFGGRMASMVRRAGGSVVEVDAPWGEPLDPAAVEAAFAEHQPDVFGFVHAETSTGVLQPEVPQLTDIAHSHDALVIADTVTSLGGVELRVDEWDVDVAYSGPQKCLSCPPGASPLTLNDRAMDKVLSREEDARSWYLDLSLLQGYWGDDRAYHHTAPITNIYGLREALRLVAEEGIENRWARHRRVAGGLKTGLQSMGLEMNAPDDYWLPSLNAVRVPGGVEAGDVISQLLAEYDIEIAGGLGDLAGEIFRIGCMGHSARPKNVIALLGALGSVLKDADADVDVPAGLAAANSAL, encoded by the coding sequence ATGAACCGACCAGACGTCACCGAACTCGTGCCACCTGACCGAACGCTCATGGGCCCGGGCCCGAGCGACGTCCACCCTCGCGTCCTGAAGGCGATGAGTACGCCGCTCGTAGGCCACTTAGACCCCTACTTCATCGAAATCATGGACGAGGTACAGGACTTGCTTCGCTACACCTTCCGCACCGACAACCAGTGGACGATTCCCGTGAGCGGAACCGGCTCTGCGGCGATGGAAGCCGCCATCGGCAACGTCACCGAACCCGGCGACACCGTCCTCGTCCCGACCAACGGCTACTTCGGCGGGCGGATGGCCTCGATGGTGCGTCGTGCCGGTGGCTCCGTCGTGGAAGTCGATGCGCCGTGGGGCGAACCGCTCGACCCCGCAGCCGTCGAAGCCGCCTTCGCAGAACACCAGCCAGACGTGTTCGGCTTCGTCCACGCAGAAACGAGCACGGGCGTCCTCCAACCCGAGGTTCCACAGCTCACCGACATCGCCCACAGCCACGACGCGCTCGTCATCGCAGACACCGTCACGAGCCTCGGCGGCGTCGAACTGCGCGTCGATGAATGGGACGTGGACGTGGCCTACTCAGGGCCACAGAAGTGTCTCTCCTGTCCACCCGGTGCGAGTCCCCTCACGCTCAACGACCGCGCGATGGACAAGGTGCTCTCTCGCGAGGAAGACGCCCGGTCGTGGTATCTCGACCTCTCGCTCCTGCAGGGCTACTGGGGCGATGACCGCGCGTATCACCACACCGCGCCTATCACGAACATCTACGGCCTGCGCGAGGCGCTGCGGCTCGTCGCAGAGGAAGGCATCGAGAACCGGTGGGCGCGCCACCGGCGCGTCGCTGGCGGGCTGAAAACGGGCCTCCAATCGATGGGGCTCGAAATGAATGCCCCCGACGACTACTGGCTCCCGAGCCTGAACGCGGTGCGCGTCCCCGGCGGCGTCGAAGCAGGCGACGTTATCTCGCAGTTGCTCGCAGAATACGACATCGAGATTGCGGGCGGCCTTGGCGACCTCGCGGGCGAAATCTTCCGCATCGGCTGTATGGGTCACTCGGCTCGACCGAAAAACGTGATTGCGCTCCTCGGGGCGCTTGGCAGCGTCCTCAAGGATGCAGATGCAGATGTTGATGTCCCTGCCGGACTCGCCGCCGCAAACTCGGCGCTTTAG
- a CDS encoding DUF5816 domain-containing protein: MDAIATEGGETLYVTEAEAERGSKGPFLVVYETDDGDDRWGFYCSHCNSLNTAMDSMGRIKCNDCGNIHKADEWDAAHE, encoded by the coding sequence ATGGATGCGATAGCGACCGAAGGCGGCGAGACGCTGTACGTGACCGAGGCAGAAGCAGAGCGCGGGTCGAAAGGACCGTTCCTCGTCGTCTACGAGACCGACGACGGCGACGACCGCTGGGGATTTTACTGCTCTCACTGCAACTCACTCAACACGGCCATGGACTCGATGGGCCGCATCAAATGCAACGACTGCGGTAACATCCACAAAGCCGACGAGTGGGACGCGGCCCACGAATAG
- a CDS encoding DUF7116 family protein — MGPVNMPPVEEARSIFTSLGYTVSGSGTEFTAERKWRTVNVTATDGDGALPTSGTLRCFVTWERTASSLRHKLLTEKPDYDWAIISVADDDYEVIHPVVGPAPVA, encoded by the coding sequence ATGGGGCCTGTTAACATGCCACCAGTCGAGGAGGCGAGGTCGATTTTCACCAGCCTCGGATACACCGTGTCCGGGTCAGGTACCGAGTTCACAGCAGAGCGCAAGTGGCGGACGGTAAACGTCACGGCCACCGACGGCGATGGTGCGCTTCCAACGTCTGGAACATTGCGTTGTTTCGTGACGTGGGAACGGACAGCGTCGTCGCTTCGTCACAAACTCCTTACGGAAAAACCGGACTATGATTGGGCGATTATCAGCGTAGCCGACGACGACTACGAGGTTATTCACCCCGTCGTTGGCCCCGCACCGGTCGCCTAA
- a CDS encoding mechanosensitive ion channel domain-containing protein has product MLLLQSGLSLVQTALDQFVSNVTTALPDLISGLVFLVIAGVFVQLLMWVVKAILKRTIVGESPVYRQFIATVIAVFLWFGVALSFLSIVGLTVIAASLGTATGFLALGVSYALSGMIKDAVAGVYLLRDPDFMPGDTVKAGDVEGVVKSIELRKTRLAVDGNTVVRANGDIEQKWTKLDDET; this is encoded by the coding sequence ATGCTTCTCCTGCAATCGGGGCTGTCGCTGGTACAAACCGCCCTCGACCAGTTCGTTTCGAACGTGACGACCGCGCTTCCAGACCTCATCAGCGGCCTCGTGTTTCTCGTCATCGCGGGGGTGTTCGTCCAACTGCTCATGTGGGTGGTGAAAGCCATCTTGAAACGCACCATCGTCGGTGAGTCGCCGGTCTACCGCCAGTTCATCGCCACCGTCATCGCCGTGTTCTTGTGGTTTGGGGTCGCCCTCTCGTTTCTCTCTATCGTGGGGCTCACGGTCATTGCAGCCTCCCTCGGCACCGCCACGGGCTTTCTCGCCCTCGGCGTCTCGTATGCCCTCTCGGGGATGATAAAAGACGCCGTCGCAGGCGTCTATCTGCTCCGTGACCCGGATTTCATGCCCGGTGATACGGTGAAAGCCGGTGACGTAGAAGGTGTCGTCAAGTCCATCGAACTCCGCAAGACGCGCCTCGCGGTCGATGGCAACACCGTGGTTCGCGCGAACGGCGACATCGAACAGAAGTGGACGAAACTCGACGACGAGACGTAA
- a CDS encoding HesB/IscA family protein: MSTGTAEHGADTFIEVTEPAAEKALALIEGEGLETDEAGLRLYVQQGGCAGLSYGMRFDNEAEEDDRVFTHHGLRIFVDPASMNYIQGSVLDFEDGLQGAGFHVENPNVVSECGCGESFRT, from the coding sequence ATGAGCACAGGTACAGCCGAACACGGCGCTGACACCTTCATTGAGGTGACCGAGCCGGCGGCAGAAAAGGCGCTGGCACTCATCGAGGGCGAAGGGCTCGAAACCGACGAGGCAGGACTGCGCCTGTACGTCCAACAAGGTGGCTGTGCTGGCCTCTCTTATGGGATGCGGTTTGACAACGAAGCGGAAGAAGATGACCGCGTGTTCACCCACCACGGGCTTCGAATTTTCGTTGACCCTGCGAGTATGAACTACATTCAAGGAAGCGTCCTCGACTTCGAGGACGGCCTGCAGGGTGCGGGCTTCCACGTCGAAAACCCGAACGTCGTGAGTGAGTGTGGCTGTGGCGAAAGCTTCCGCACCTGA
- a CDS encoding proteasome assembly chaperone family protein, producing MDYRMPPALERMFNVTQDEQPASTLIAGFSQPGLAGLTAVDYLVEHLDLHQTGYITTDQLPSITPFNEGRPRHHTRLFSRDDLDVTFLVGELFVPVWAADSFAQSVLHWADENKVSEIVLLSGVPVPHGPDDHRTFYIATDDYRTRRLKNETVPPMANGYLDGVNGSIIERGMDSSLAACVFTTPVHGQAPDVEAALRLLDTVSQVYDLTVDTEPLEAFAKAVQQHYADLANRLEQVEQQAKPEDRMYM from the coding sequence ATGGACTACCGCATGCCACCTGCCTTAGAGCGCATGTTCAACGTCACCCAAGACGAACAGCCAGCATCGACCCTCATCGCGGGCTTTTCACAGCCCGGCCTCGCCGGGCTGACGGCCGTTGACTATCTCGTAGAGCACTTAGACCTACACCAGACGGGCTACATCACGACCGACCAACTCCCGTCGATTACTCCGTTCAACGAGGGCAGACCCCGCCACCACACCCGGCTGTTTTCGCGCGACGACCTCGACGTGACCTTCCTCGTTGGCGAGCTGTTCGTCCCCGTCTGGGCGGCAGACTCGTTTGCGCAGTCGGTGCTCCACTGGGCAGACGAGAATAAGGTGAGCGAAATCGTCCTGCTCTCCGGCGTCCCAGTTCCCCACGGACCTGACGACCACCGCACCTTCTACATCGCCACCGACGACTACCGAACGCGTCGCCTCAAAAACGAGACCGTCCCCCCGATGGCAAACGGCTATCTCGACGGCGTAAATGGGAGCATCATCGAACGCGGGATGGATTCGTCGCTCGCGGCGTGTGTGTTCACCACCCCCGTCCACGGGCAAGCGCCCGATGTGGAAGCCGCGCTTCGCCTCTTGGACACCGTGAGTCAGGTGTACGACCTCACCGTCGATACCGAACCGCTCGAAGCGTTCGCAAAAGCCGTCCAGCAACACTACGCAGACCTTGCAAATCGCTTAGAACAGGTCGAACAACAGGCCAAACCGGAAGACCGGATGTACATGTAG
- a CDS encoding universal stress protein gives MTLVIVPVRYPLTEHSHATVEKAIQVADELDAELTVLHVNLYQASRRVSRADLKATVEREFGRLPRARYVTRDGFLVEETILDEVAAEGADVVVIGRKQMSRWRRMVRTLIDDPDIERYLNEKLDCKVITASTA, from the coding sequence ATGACGCTCGTCATCGTCCCTGTCCGATATCCGCTGACTGAGCACTCACACGCCACCGTCGAGAAGGCCATTCAGGTGGCAGACGAGCTTGATGCGGAGCTTACCGTGCTTCACGTCAATCTATATCAGGCTAGTCGTCGCGTCTCGCGGGCGGACTTGAAAGCCACCGTCGAACGCGAGTTCGGCCGCCTTCCGCGCGCCCGCTACGTCACCCGCGACGGCTTCCTCGTCGAAGAGACCATCCTCGATGAGGTGGCCGCAGAGGGTGCGGACGTGGTCGTCATCGGCCGCAAGCAGATGAGCCGCTGGCGGCGCATGGTTCGGACGCTCATCGATGACCCGGACATCGAACGCTATCTGAACGAAAAGTTAGACTGCAAAGTGATTACCGCGTCTACTGCTTGA
- a CDS encoding metal-dependent hydrolase: protein MFIGHAMVAFAIAAAVAARYGCSRERALALGIAAGAFATVPDVDMSYAVFGLLKTSVTGVFDATEAFWATSTLVHRVVTHSLLVGAIAAGGVFLWSRADAGEWWAYPVAGVVFAGLIAAAFAETGLLGAAVMLAFVVAALAVTIAMRRWKALSPRALFATALVGFLSHPFGDLFTGSAPRLFYPLDVTVLAGRITLYPDPTMHLIGAFLIELATIWLALSVYLSLDGRSLDSYLNRRATLGGGYAAAAVLLPAPTLDTSYHFVFSVLALGAVGVRPRRPTNWALTEARVLDAVVTGLAAITLAVLGYSVAYLAI, encoded by the coding sequence ATGTTTATCGGTCACGCGATGGTCGCGTTCGCCATCGCGGCCGCCGTCGCCGCGCGCTATGGGTGCTCCCGAGAGCGCGCGCTGGCGCTCGGTATCGCGGCCGGGGCGTTCGCCACCGTCCCCGACGTGGATATGAGCTATGCCGTGTTTGGTCTGCTCAAAACGAGTGTGACCGGCGTTTTCGACGCCACCGAGGCGTTTTGGGCGACTAGCACGCTCGTCCACCGCGTGGTCACTCACTCACTGCTCGTCGGAGCCATTGCAGCAGGTGGCGTCTTCCTGTGGAGCAGGGCCGACGCGGGCGAGTGGTGGGCCTATCCCGTTGCAGGCGTCGTGTTCGCTGGCCTCATCGCCGCCGCGTTCGCTGAAACGGGGCTGCTCGGGGCGGCCGTGATGCTCGCGTTCGTCGTCGCCGCGCTCGCCGTCACCATCGCGATGCGACGCTGGAAAGCGCTCTCGCCGCGTGCCCTCTTTGCGACGGCGCTCGTTGGCTTCCTGAGCCATCCATTTGGGGACCTGTTTACCGGGAGCGCGCCGCGCTTGTTCTACCCACTCGACGTGACGGTGTTGGCCGGGCGCATCACCCTGTATCCCGACCCGACGATGCACCTCATTGGGGCCTTTCTCATCGAACTCGCCACCATCTGGCTCGCGCTGTCCGTCTATCTCTCGCTCGACGGGCGGTCGCTCGATTCGTACCTGAACCGGCGGGCGACCCTCGGCGGCGGGTATGCGGCTGCGGCGGTGTTGTTGCCTGCGCCGACGCTCGATACGTCGTATCACTTCGTGTTCAGCGTCCTCGCCCTCGGCGCGGTGGGCGTGCGGCCACGACGGCCGACGAACTGGGCGCTCACCGAAGCGCGCGTCCTCGACGCAGTGGTGACGGGCCTTGCGGCGATTACCCTCGCCGTCCTCGGCTACAGCGTCGCCTATCTGGCAATTTAA
- a CDS encoding dodecin yields the protein MVFKKITLIGSSTESFDKAVDDAVDRAESTLNNVQWIEVEELGVEIASVEGRQYQATVEVAFRLEN from the coding sequence ATGGTTTTCAAGAAAATTACCCTCATCGGGAGCAGCACAGAGAGTTTCGATAAAGCAGTCGACGACGCCGTAGACCGCGCGGAGTCGACGCTCAACAACGTTCAGTGGATAGAAGTCGAAGAACTCGGCGTCGAGATCGCGTCAGTTGAGGGGCGACAGTATCAAGCGACGGTCGAAGTGGCGTTCCGTCTCGAAAACTAA
- a CDS encoding bifunctional metallophosphatase/5'-nucleotidase: MTVRLLHYSDIENIYDDPARAGRLAGLIDAQRDEETLVLGTGDNTAPGVLSLVTEGRQALSLFRAIEPDAETFGNHDFDYGPEATLDVVRASPQTWVNANTWDGDDLFGNDDGVVPHTVVTVGDTRVGLFGVTDPATPSLTPRAASLTFTDPIEAAKEAVAALTEKGVDHIVALSHLGGRDEELAVSVDVDVILGGHIHTERIERIDGTLLTRPGVNGEVLLEVELDEKTVTRHEVADGPSDDAVTDSLRSQLADAGVHEVVGHVAEPLERTERTAFRGESRVGNFVADAYRWAGGAEVGLQNSGGIRSGPALSGDVTVRDLISLVPFDEAVAVVELTGEELEAVFEQANGGNVDFGEPHWWHGHVSGARLVYDHAAGELASATVDGEPIDSEATYTLATTEYLLHASHEFPVLSAELQVDRLDTQYEVLAEYARTEGLAPTVEGRISRTGV; the protein is encoded by the coding sequence ATGACGGTTCGCCTCCTCCACTACTCCGACATCGAGAACATCTACGACGACCCAGCGCGCGCAGGACGACTCGCTGGACTCATCGACGCCCAGAGAGACGAGGAGACGCTCGTGCTCGGAACTGGCGACAACACCGCTCCGGGAGTGCTCTCACTCGTCACGGAAGGCAGACAGGCACTCTCCCTGTTTCGCGCCATCGAACCTGACGCAGAGACCTTTGGCAACCACGACTTCGACTACGGCCCAGAAGCCACTCTCGACGTGGTTCGCGCCTCGCCTCAGACGTGGGTGAACGCGAATACGTGGGACGGTGACGACCTGTTCGGGAACGACGACGGCGTCGTCCCACACACGGTTGTAACCGTTGGTGACACGCGCGTTGGCCTGTTCGGCGTGACAGACCCCGCGACGCCGTCGCTCACGCCACGCGCTGCTTCGCTCACCTTTACAGACCCCATCGAAGCCGCGAAAGAGGCCGTGGCCGCGCTCACCGAAAAAGGCGTAGACCACATCGTCGCGCTCTCGCATCTCGGCGGCCGCGACGAGGAACTCGCCGTCTCCGTGGACGTAGACGTGATTCTCGGCGGCCACATCCACACCGAACGCATAGAACGCATCGACGGCACGCTGCTCACGCGCCCCGGCGTCAACGGCGAGGTGCTGCTTGAGGTCGAACTCGACGAGAAAACCGTGACCCGCCACGAGGTCGCAGACGGCCCCAGTGACGACGCGGTGACCGACTCCCTGCGCAGCCAGTTGGCCGACGCGGGTGTTCACGAGGTCGTTGGCCACGTCGCCGAACCGCTCGAACGTACAGAGCGAACCGCCTTCCGCGGCGAGAGCCGCGTTGGGAACTTCGTCGCAGACGCTTACCGCTGGGCGGGTGGGGCGGAGGTTGGCCTCCAGAACTCCGGCGGGATTCGCTCCGGCCCGGCACTTTCGGGCGACGTGACCGTCCGCGACCTCATCAGCCTCGTCCCCTTTGATGAAGCCGTCGCGGTCGTCGAACTCACGGGCGAGGAGTTAGAAGCCGTCTTCGAGCAGGCGAACGGCGGCAACGTGGACTTTGGTGAACCCCACTGGTGGCACGGCCACGTGAGCGGCGCACGCCTCGTCTACGACCACGCGGCGGGTGAATTGGCCTCCGCAACTGTCGATGGCGAACCGATAGACTCTGAAGCTACCTACACCCTCGCAACGACCGAGTACCTGCTCCACGCCTCCCACGAGTTCCCGGTGCTGTCTGCTGAATTGCAGGTCGACCGCCTCGACACCCAGTACGAGGTGCTCGCAGAGTACGCCCGCACAGAAGGCCTCGCGCCAACGGTCGAGGGAAGAATCAGCAGAACTGGCGTATAA